The following is a genomic window from Rutidosis leptorrhynchoides isolate AG116_Rl617_1_P2 chromosome 8, CSIRO_AGI_Rlap_v1, whole genome shotgun sequence.
attttgattttatatatatgtatatataacgagacgatgatttaatgaagcaaatgaccaaaacactcaaacgttCAAAGTatacttcgagtgatatagtttattgatgatttaagtctaaatgttgacaaaggtacacgtcgcgaaacgtaaagtacaagatattaaagcgtacgaagtaacgatcaaaaaaccggaaccgagacataagtcgagcgtaaacgtacaagttatcggaactaaaattacaagtccaaTATGCatgcaaatataatataatatataattaattaattatattaattatatttatatataatataaattaaattttttcgacagcctTCAATAATTCGTATGTGTGCTAGcaaaggaggccatgcgatcgcatggccacacagGATAaagcccatacgatcgcatgggtagTAGGTGCATGCCACATTCCTTTATAAGTCGAACGATTTCTGTTTCTGAATCACAATTCATCTATCTTTCTCTCGATATCACtctctctatatatttatatttattattataattattattaaaattattattattaatcataatattattattaatcgtattagtattagtattattatacataaaatattacgacaaggtcatgagcgagttattttcaaaacgggttttcgagcgaGAGGGAGCTAAGGAAGGTATGGGTTATAGCtaaagaggttatgggtattgcttgggggttgtgATCGTGAGTCAaagatagtgtttatcatctccgtcgcgtctacgtacttttctgaaatattgaatcacaatattgatgcgtgagcattcatatcttatcttttatatattaatagtgcatccctgactagtgctcgagtgtatatatttataaatgcttgtatgcttaatttcatcgttaaatagtttatgataaatcacgaatttaatacatatgatactgagataaggtatatgatatgcatgtcgttggaaagctgacgaaaaatcaataacttttcatttaggaatcgtgtgatttcgatgaacggattaaaagatatggccaactgaattatcattaattttagtattattattaaaatgattattattattaccatcgtcgttattatcgtcgttattattattatctaattattattattattattattaatattattattattattattattattattattaatattatcgttattaataaaaatatcatcattaaaaattgttattgttattattaatactatcgttattatcactaaggttattattaatactattattattattattattattattattattattattattattattattatcattataataattattagtattatcattattattattataattattattattagtatcattagcattaaaactaatattagtatcatctaattaatatgattactattattatcattattatgaatgtgatataaaagaggactaaaagctattaaacaaatcgattaggaaataatgagtataaatatcacgatgaaattaaaatattgtaaaaaattgatttagataaaaatatcattttattattttttttatcagtattattattattattaaaagtatcattaatattaaaactatcatttttattaaaattatcatttttaatagaaatatcattgttattataaaatatcattattattatcattttagtattattattattaaaaattatcatagaattattattttttattattgtcattacagttaatattaaaaagtatcgttattattaaaattatcatgattagaattaccattttattataattaatatcatcattagtaaataaatattgttattattattattagtagaataataataattattattattattaaaaaataatacaacttttactcattattattactatcaatattattttatcaaataaaaatgtgatacaaacatatttttaccacgtgtaatataattacattaataatatataccactatatttttataatattaagtgaactttataaattttattacttgggatatataaaagtatatttttatcatatacatattgtaatatgaatttttatttattaataaatgacttgtattatttactctgataaaatctgataaatatatttaaatatataaaatgactatatttaagttatataataaacatgtatagattttggaagtcattttgggtcaagttgaattttgttgacttttgcatatcagtctcgagcattaggattgtgatacactacgaattAAACCTAatatgttagacagatattgatcaacatataaatatatatacttaatataggttcgtgaatccgaggccaaccctacacttgttcaatgccgtcatatgtattttcactacgaaatacagtatcgtgagtttcatttgctccctttttaaatgcttttgcaatatatatttttgggactgagaatacatgcgctgcttttataaatgttttacgaaatagacacaagtaatcgaaactacattatatggttggattatcgaatcgaatatgcccatttttagcttggtagcctaataattagggaaatggcccctaattgacgcgaatcctgaagatagatctatcgggcccaacaagccccatctgatttatcatatccgatgagagtcccggaatgatggggatattctatatgcatcttgttaaggtcggttaccaggtgttcaatccatatgaatgatttttatgcagaatgctatatgcatgcatgatgtttatgagaaatggaaatggaaatcttgtggtctattaaattaatggaaatgattgtttataataaactaatgaactcaccaaccttttggttgacacttgaaaacatgtttattctcaggtattaaagaaatcttccgctgtgcatttgctcattttaaagatattacttggagtcattcatggcatatttcaaaatacgttgcattcaagtcattgagctcaataaagattattattaagtaaatgacagattatgtcATCTATAgtgtggatatattatgaaatggtatgcatacctgtcaactttcggtgtaaggaaagtttgtcttttaaatacgaatgcaatgtttgtaaaatgtatcatatagaggtcaaatacctcgcaatgaaatcaattattatgtaacgtttataatcgatatgaacggggcatttcaactaAATCATATTGTGAAGCCCGAACTAGTTTACTAACTGATTTGGAATATGTGGCCACCATTCAGTAGAAATAGTTGTTTCCTTTTTAACTTTTTAGTTTATTTTCTTTATCAGTAAATCTTAATCAATCTTAACTTTCATATTAGTTTCACCATCCTTTCTAATGTCCTTACTTAATAGTTTCACTTTCTCAAATCTGCCCAAAcgctcaatttgtttatttatttatcataTTACAGTATTTAGTATGTTAGGTTTATTCATTTTCAGATTATATAAATAATTTCGGTCAAAAAATATGGTTTATAATGTATATTGTTGATTGCtgattttataaatttataaattgtaaATTATACTAAATTTACTATTGAACGGTCGTCTTCTTAGTGTCGTAGAAATTGAAGCATTTGCTAATACGATGATGAAACAGTTACGAATCTCTCTAACGAAAGAAATATGGCATGATACATTTGTGCTAAAGAATAACTTAAGTTTCTTATGTTTGGAGTTAATCATATAATTAAAATTTTATAACTCGATATATTTCAGTATTATTTTGTGCCACCGGTTATTTAATATTCTGGCTTCGCCACTATGGGTAGATAAATTATATGTTGCAAACCTCATCTAGATTTCAAGACTTAGATATACTTATGTCCGTGATTGCTTTCTCGATCGTTGATTTAAACCACGATCATACTCACTTCCGCAATTAGTATTCGGGATGTCTCGAATATATATTTTCTATTATTTATACTTTGTATCATTATATCATTATATCTATCAACTATTGTAGTATATTCTGAATAGAAATAAACATATAAGTGCGATCGGTGGCGGATCCGGAATTATTTGATAATTGATGaagaaaattaattatatttcGATGTTGTACTAATTAGATTCCTAATATACTGCATTGTCATAATATCTGGGGTTTCAAATAGTTCAATGCTAAATTTTACCAAAGGAAATGCATCTGAAAATGAGTCCATAAGATACTTTAATTCTTCGTGGTCGGAAGCAATATTTTCATTAATCTCGATACGTACTTTCTTTAGCACGGGTGAATTCACCACGATAAGTTTCAAAAAATCTATCTCAACAGCTAAGTTACCAAAATTTTGCATCTTGAAATCATCAAGATGATCCAACTTCAAATCTGAGCAGTCTTGAAGAACAAGAGTTTCTGtttcagttgttcgtgaatcatgacGTCGTTGATTCTATAATACAATATATTAGAAAACATGTCAAAACTAATGTTTTACCATGTAAGTTGTTGAATTCATACACTCACCTCGATGTAAAAGTTGGTTAAATTTGGGGAGCTCTTAATCATACAAAGGATAGACAAAAGCTCATCTTGTTCCATAAAAAACACACCCAAATGGAGAACCTTGAGGTTAACTAATGAAATCGGGAGCTTCGGTGGCATATCATGTGTAACAAAGTACTTCATCATTTCACATAGTTATACCAGGGTAAGAATTAGCATACACATATTAATATCATGTTTGTAATATGAGGTTGCTTGAAAATTATACTCGGTTCGTTTCATATTAAGTGTTACACTTATTGATTTTTAAAAGTTTTATCTTTTCAATTTTGATTTTAAATTTTTTGATTTGTGTTATTTAATACTTTACTACGTACCTGATAAAAGTTTAACTTTGAAAACACATTCAAAACCATATCCGGTCATTGACTATTTATCAAATGTGGTATAACAAAAGTAAAAATATTTCAAGTAAAAAAATAATGATTTAAAAGTGAAAATGATATTACCTTCATGAAATGCTTTGAGATTGACAGCTTCTTAATTGTTGGCAAAAGATTAAACAACTCGAAAAATGTTAACTTGTCTTCTTGTACAATACTTCCATTTCCTTGAAGTTCTATCTACATAGTTTAAAG
Proteins encoded in this region:
- the LOC139864080 gene encoding F-box/FBD/LRR-repeat protein At1g13570-like, which translates into the protein MEVECSSLDRISNLPQNIIPHILTFLPIRDALRTSIFSRHWRYKWTNIPKLFIDQDLIIREKKVTFLSEKIKLTNIIFHILLQHTGPIREFTWLNYLEMHFEVDQSLKRFLSKCPLLEELHLVKCPLLEKLHLIELQGNGSIVQEDKLTFFELFNLLPTIKKLSISKHFMKYFVTHDMPPKLPISLVNLKVLHLGVFFMEQDELLSILCMIKSSPNLTNFYIENQRRHDSRTTETETLVLQDCSDLKLDHLDDFKMQNFGNLAVEIDFLKLIVVNSPVLKKVRIEINENIASDHEELKYLMDSFSDAFPLVKFSIELFETPDIMTMQYIRNLISTTSKYN